A region of Sugiyamaella lignohabitans strain CBS 10342 chromosome A, complete sequence DNA encodes the following proteins:
- the GAT2 gene encoding Gat2p (Protein containing GATA family zinc finger motifs; similar to Gln3p and Dal80p; expression repressed by leucine; GO_component: GO:0005634 - nucleus [Evidence ISA] [PMID 10392447]; GO_function: GO:0003677 - DNA binding [Evidence IEA]; GO_function: GO:0046872 - metal ion binding [Evidence IEA]; GO_function: GO:0043565 - sequence-specific DNA binding [Evidence IEA]; GO_function: GO:0000981 - sequence-specific DNA binding RNA polymerase II transcription factor activity [Evidence ISA] [PMID 10392447]; GO_function: GO:0003700 - sequence-specific DNA binding transcription factor activity [Evidence IEA]; GO_function: GO:0008270 - zinc ion binding [Evidence IEA]; GO_process: GO:0006357 - regulation of transcription from RNA polymerase II promoter [Evidence ISA] [PMID 10392447]; GO_process: GO:0006355 - regulation of transcription, DNA-templated [Evidence IEA]) yields MSTATISSGGPVTGHNTVGINNSNGPNSPSRSNSSDYGSSQARQVDIHPNLKPLAVSSNGNSNPGSIASTPKLSNTSGPVSGGYFDQERKGPVHSIANNQSSYHDSERKSSMPYIRVPPLSGPGISNPQSNVPSPTSSQTISPTRATEMSRMSAPIGYTSAQPSGTNTPMYNSNQSYHMNAINTSLVYNQQQTQSPIHSVPPSTNVSYSNPFNNGMHNPHQHIDQGSVHPQHGNMVPPQDYNNHGQVVDTDPASHFTEIEDTASHLYHFVSTAKNDTEGPVLDNLHRLIERVRFAGEVLEHWYIRLYDHHKQIADAHQAQAQAQQQQQQQSNQYNNGYDFHRSHSQELDVDGNNNRRHSRKRTRSSPREEIHCHQCGITDTPEWRRGPDGARTLCNACGLYHAKLVKKKGETEAAEILRERKDFRASQANNNGNANSGSTSMTAGTVMGTNMPNTSLPIVSPRTPPSHVEQ; encoded by the coding sequence ATGTCTACAGCAACTATTTCAAGTGGTGGGCCAGTAACTGGGCATAACACAGTAGGTATTAATAACTCCAATGGACCTAATTCACCATCCCGATCGAATTCTTCTGACTATGGTTCAAGTCAAGCTCGACAAGTGGATATCCATCCCAATTTAAAACCCTTGGCTGTGTCTAGTAATGGAAACTCCAACCCCGGTTCAATTGCCTCGACACCTAAACTCAGTAATACATCGGGTCCAGTCTCAGGAGGATACTTTGATCAAGAACGAAAGGGACCCGTTCATTCAATAGCCAACAATCAGTCATCATATCATGATTCAGAAAGGAAATCATCGATGCCTTATATTAGAGTACCTCCTCTATCAGGGCCAGGAATCTCTAATCCACAATCTAACGTGCCCTCTCCTACCTCTTCCCAAACGATATCACCTACACGGGCCACTGAAATGAGCAGAATGTCTGCCCCAATCGGCTATACAAGTGCTCAGCCTAGTGGAACTAATACTCCGATGTATAATTCGAACCAGTCGTATCATATGAATGCAATCAACACATCACTTGTTTATAATCAGCAACAGACGCAGAGCCCTATTCATTCTGTACCGCCATCGACTAATGTGAGCTATTCCAATCCATTTAATAACGGAATGCACAATCCTCATCAACATATAGATCAAGGATCAGTGCACCCACAGCACGGGAATATGGTTCCGCCTCAAGACTATAACAATCACGGGCAAGTTGTCGATACAGACCCAGCGTCACACTTTACAGAAATTGAAGACACCGCTAGTCATCTGTATCACTTCGTTAGCACAGCCAAAAACGATACCGAAGGGCCGGTCCTGGACAACCTACATCGGCTGATAGAACGGGTTCGGTTTGCAGGAGAGGTGCTCGAGCACTGGTACATACGTCTCTATGACCACCACAAGCAAATTGCCGATGCCCATCAAGCGCAGGCTCAAGcacagcaacagcaacaacagcaatcaaatcaatacAATAATGGCTACGACTTTCATCGCAGTCATTCACAAGAGTTGGACGTAGATGGAAACAACAACCGACGTCACTCCAGAAAGCGAACACGCTCATCACCTCGAGAGGAAATTCACTGTCATCAATGCGGTATTACAGATACACCGGAATGGAGACGAGGTCCAGATGGTGCGCGTACCTTGTGTAATGCCTGTGGTCTGTATCATGCTAAGCTTGTTAAGAAAAAGGGGGAGACCGAGGCAGCTGAAATACTTCGTGAACGAAAAGACTTCCGTGCGTCACAGGCTAACAACAATGGTAATGCTAATTCAGGAAGTACATCTATGACAGCAGGTACAGTGATGGGAACAAATATGCCCAATACCTCCCTGCCTATAGTATCTCCTCGAACACCGCCTTCTCATGTTGAACAGTAA
- the SCT1 gene encoding bifunctional glycerol-3-phosphate/glycerone-phosphate O-acyltransferase SCT1 (Glycerol 3-phosphate/dihydroxyacetone phosphate sn-1 acyltransferase; dual substrate-specific acyltransferase of the glycerolipid biosynthesis pathway; prefers 16-carbon fatty acids; similar to Gpt2p; gene is constitutively transcribed; GO_component: GO:0005783 - endoplasmic reticulum [Evidence IEA]; GO_component: GO:0005783 - endoplasmic reticulum [Evidence IDA] [PMID 14562095]; GO_component: GO:0005783 - endoplasmic reticulum [Evidence IDA] [PMID 19525420]; GO_component: GO:0005789 - endoplasmic reticulum membrane [Evidence IEA]; GO_component: GO:0016021 - integral component of membrane [Evidence IEA]; GO_component: GO:0016021 - integral component of membrane [Evidence ISM] [PMID 12192589]; GO_component: GO:0016020 - membrane [Evidence IEA]; GO_function: GO:0004366 - glycerol-3-phosphate O-acyltransferase activity [Evidence IEA]; GO_function: GO:0004366 - glycerol-3-phosphate O-acyltransferase activity [Evidence IDA,IGI,IMP] [PMID 11544256]; GO_function: GO:0016287 - glycerone-phosphate O-acyltransferase activity [Evidence IEA]; GO_function: GO:0016287 - glycerone-phosphate O-acyltransferase activity [Evidence IDA] [PMID 11544256]; GO_function: GO:0016740 - transferase activity [Evidence IEA]; GO_function: GO:0016746 - transferase activity, transferring acyl groups [Evidence IEA,IEA]; GO_process: GO:0016024 - CDP-diacylglycerol biosynthetic process [Evidence IEA]; GO_process: GO:0006629 - lipid metabolic process [Evidence IEA]; GO_process: GO:0008152 - metabolic process [Evidence IEA]; GO_process: GO:0008654 - phospholipid biosynthetic process [Evidence IEA]; GO_process: GO:0008654 - phospholipid biosynthetic process [Evidence IGI,IMP] [PMID 11544256]): MTDKNEKAKTNSTPNPPPNWLYDLMLWIFTIIFDLFFRKILPRGAYRIPKKGAVIFVAAPHANQFVDPMMLMQQVKVSSGRRISFLVAEASTKRPFIGFMAWATNAIGVVRAQDNLVKGSGTIYMEESDPLKVLGKGTKFTQECEEAGHVGLPHGLGMNDIDKIISDTELTVRKEFKPKARDLLLKGTTYKVASRVNHSDMYHKVFRHLHDGNCLGIFPEGGSHDRPDLLPIKAGVAIMALGAIADNRDCNVKIVPCGMNYFHPHKFRSRAVIEFGEPVSVPAELVDMYLAGGDDKRKAVKSLLDDITVALKSVTITSPDYDTLMILQAARRLYLPKGKQVPLSLVVELTRRFTEGYNHYKDDPRIIHMREMVSAYNRQLSDLGIKDHQVETASLSPPTVIGKLIFRTGKLLVLLIFSLPGAILFAPVFVATKRISKKKAAEALKASSVKIAARDVLATWKLLVAMGLTPVLYTFYAFLATWLSYKYELVDRNWRSLVFVTIASYIVLPSVTFAALVIGETGMDIFKSLRPLALALNPSHKNTVAKLKQTKAQLSEEITELVNTLGPELYPDFEHDRIKQPLFRSDDRRASRRDRASSNASDWSMASSGDESAAISRVNSEFDLADIPLFSYGSSSGRTTPGSHSRTVSDTSSVEDLNDSVERATGSEAFNTEISKRIRGAMAERLSRGEHEN; the protein is encoded by the coding sequence ATGACTgacaaaaatgaaaagGCCAAGACAAATTCGACGCCAAACCCACCCCCCAACTGGTTGTATGACTTGATGCTCTGGATCTTCACAATCATCTTTGATCTTTTTTTCCGAAAGATTCTTCCTCGTGGAGCTTATCGAATTCCCAAAAAGGGTGCTGTGATTTTTGTGGCTGCTCCTCATGCGAACCAGTTTGTTGATCCCatgatgctgatgcaaCAAGTAAAAGTATCGTCTGGTAGACGCATTTCCTTTCTCGTTGCTGAGGCTAGTACCAAGCGACCATTTATAGGATTCATGGCATGGGCCACCAATGCAATTGGCGTTGTTCGAGCCCAAGATAACCTTGTCAAAGGATCTGGTACTATTTACATGGAGGAGAGTGATCCTTTGAAAGTTCTTGGCAAAGGCACAAAGTTCACTCAAGAATGTGAAGAAGCTGGCCATGTTGGACTTCCACATGGACTTGGTATGAACGATATTGATAAAATCATTTCTGACACTGAATTGACTGTTCGCAAGGAGTTTAAGCCAAAGGCACgtgatcttcttcttaaaGGCACAACTTATAAGGTAGCCAGTAGAGTCAACCATTCTGACATGTATCATAAGGTATTTCGCCATCTTCACGATGGAAACTGCTTGGGAATCTTCCCTGAAGGTGGCTCTCATGACAGACCTGATTTGTTACCAATCAAGGCAGGTGTTGCTATCATGGCACTGGGTGCTATAGCGGATAATAGAGATTGTAATGTGAAAATCGTTCCTTGCGGAATGAACTACTTTCATCCTCATAAATTTAGATCTCGGGCAGTTATTGAATTTGGTGAACCTGTGAGTGTGCCTGCTGAACTGGTAGACATGTATTTAGCTGGTGGCGACGATAAAAGAAAGGCTGTTAAGAGTTTGTTGGATGATATTACGGTTGCTCTAAAGAGTGTTACAATTACATCTCCTGATTATGATACACTGATGATTCTCCAAGCTGCTCGTAGGTTGTACTTGCCCAAGGGTAAACAGGTGCCTTTATCACTTGTTGTGGAGCTTACTAGAAGGTTTACTGAAGGTTATAATCACTACAAAGATGATCCAAGAATTATTCATATGAGGGAAATGGTTTCTGCCTATAATAGACAATTGAGTGATCTTGGAATTAAGGATCACCAAGTCGAAACTGCCTCTTTGAGCCCACCGACTGTTATTGGCAAGTTAATATTTCGTACTGGTAAACTTCTCGTTCTCTTAATTTTCAGTTTGCCTGGTGCTATCTTGTTTGCCCCAGTCTTCGTTGCAACAAAACGaatttcaaagaaaaaagctgctgaagctcTAAAAGCAAGTAGTGTTAAGATTGCTGCTAGAGATGTGTTGGCTACATGGAAGCTACTTGTGGCCATGGGGCTAACTCCTGTATTGTACACCTTTTATGCATTTCTAGCCACTTGGTTATCATACAAATACGAGCTTGTTGATAGAAATTGGAGAtctcttgtttttgtcACTATTGCTTCGTATATTGTACTACCGTCCGTGACGTTTGCAGCCTTAGTAATTGGTGAAACTGGTATGGACATATTCAAGTCTTTACGAccattggcattggcaCTTAATCCTAGTCATAAAAACACTGTTGCCAAACTTAAACAGACTAAAGCTCAGTTGAGTGAAGAAATTACAGAGTTAGTCAATACTTTAGGACCAGAGTTGTATCCCGATTTCGAGCATGATAGAATCAAGCAACCTTTGTTCCGGTCAGATGATCGTAGAGCATCTAGACGTGACCGTGCCAGTTCAAATGCATCCGACTGGTCCATGGCATCATCTGGCGATGAGTCGGCAGCTATCTCAAGAGTTAATTCAGAATTCGACTTGGCCGATATTCCACTATTCAGCTATGGATCATCTTCTGGACGAACAACCCCAGGTAGTCATAGTAGAACTGTATCAGACACTTCATCTGTTGAGGACTTGAACGACTCTGTTGAAAGAGCTACTGGAAGTGAAGCATTTAACACTGAAATAAGTAAAAGAATACGCGGTGCCATGGCAGAACGACTAAGTCGAGGTGAGCACGAAAACTAA